One Mastacembelus armatus chromosome 10, fMasArm1.2, whole genome shotgun sequence DNA window includes the following coding sequences:
- the arl9 gene encoding ADP-ribosylation factor-like protein 9, whose protein sequence is MFGLRGAGVLGASVAVAGGVAYLIWKHASFPREEKPETRPKRDGEGVEEEVEEEKRGQVKAELGVEVAAAAQLVAAVAAKAPKAAQSRAVESGGTQVLVLGLNGAGKTSLLHCLATGSLEQDMEPTQGFNAVSINREDLHIEFLEIGGKEELRPYWQRYMSKALLLVFVVDSSDPTLFPVAKKHLHELLASDPHLPLMVLAHKQDLPGACSITDLHDALSLSEVGDRRLFLIGTHSQKGEAELSSGVQDARDLIIQMICEGR, encoded by the exons ATGTTCGGTTTGAGAGGAGCCGGGGTCCTCGGCGCCTCCGTGGCTGTAGCGGGGGGAGTCGCTTATCTTATCTGGAAACACGCGTCCTTCCCCCGGGAGGAGAAGCCCGAAACTCGGCCGAAGCGAGACGGTGAAGGAGTCgaggaggaggtagaggaggagaagagaggccAGGTCAAGGCTGAACTCGGTGTGGAggtcgctgctgctgctcagcttgttgctgctgttgctgctaaaGCTCCAAAAGCTGCACAG TCCAGGGCTGTGGAGTCAGGGGGAACTCAGGTTCTGGTTCTGGGTCTGAATGGAGCCGGTAAAACCAGTCTGCTGCACTGTTTGGCCACCGGCAGCCTGGAGCAGGACATGGAGCCGACGCAGGGCTTCAACGCCGTCTCCATCAACAGAGAGGACCTGCACATCGAGTTCCTAGAGA TTGGCGGCAAAGAGGAGCTGCGGCCTTACTGGCAGAGGTACATGTCCAAGGCTTTACTGCTGGTGTTCGTGGTCGACTCCTCCGACCCAACGCTCTTCCCAGTAGCTAAGAAACATCTACACGAGCTGCTGGCGTCCGACCCCCACCTGCCTTTAATGGTGCTGGCCCACAAACAG GATCTTCCGGGCGCCTGCAGCATCACTGACCTCCATGatgctctgtctctgtctgaggTCGGAGACCGCAGGTTGTTCCTCATCGGTACCCATTCGCAGAAGGGCGAGGCCGAGCTGAGTTCAGGCGTCCAGGACGCTCGGGACCTGATCATCCAGATGATTTGTGAGGGCAGATAA